The following are from one region of the Streptomyces tuirus genome:
- a CDS encoding menaquinone biosynthesis decarboxylase — MAYDDLRSLLRALEREGDLKRIKAEVDPYLEVGEIVDRVQKSGGPALLFENVRGSSMPLAMNVFGTDRRLLKSLGLKSYAEISERIGGLLKPELPHGFVGVREAFGKLGAMTHVPPKKVKDGPVHEVVLTGDDVDLDQLPALFTWPKDGGSFFNLGLTHTKDPESGVRNLGLYRLQRHDKRTIGMHWQIHKDSRNHYQVAARRGERLPVAIAFGCPPAVTYASTAPLPGDIDEYLFAGFLAGKRIEMVDCKTVPLQVPAQAEVVIEGWLEPGEMLPEGPFGDHTGFYTPQEPFPALKIDCVTMRKRPLLQSIVVGRPPTEDGPLGRATERFFLPLLKIIVPDIVDYHLPEAGGFHNCAIVSIDKKYPKHAQKVMHAIWGAHMMSLTKLIVVVDSDCDVHDLHEVAWRALGNTDYARDLSVVEGPVDHLDHASYQQFWGGKAGIDATKKWPEEGYTRDGGWPDMVESDPETAAKVDRRWKEYGL; from the coding sequence ATGGCTTACGACGATCTTCGCTCCCTGCTCAGGGCGCTGGAGCGCGAGGGCGACCTCAAGCGCATCAAGGCCGAGGTGGATCCGTACCTGGAGGTCGGGGAGATCGTCGACCGGGTGCAGAAGTCCGGCGGCCCCGCCCTGCTCTTCGAGAACGTGCGCGGGTCGAGCATGCCGCTGGCGATGAACGTGTTCGGCACGGACCGGCGGCTGCTGAAGTCCCTGGGCCTGAAGTCCTACGCCGAGATCTCCGAGCGGATCGGCGGGCTGCTGAAGCCCGAGCTGCCGCACGGCTTCGTCGGCGTGCGCGAGGCCTTCGGCAAGCTCGGCGCGATGACACACGTACCGCCGAAGAAGGTGAAGGACGGCCCCGTGCACGAGGTCGTCCTGACCGGGGACGACGTCGACCTGGACCAGCTGCCGGCCCTCTTCACCTGGCCGAAGGACGGCGGGTCGTTCTTCAACCTGGGGCTGACCCACACCAAGGACCCGGAGAGCGGCGTCCGCAACCTCGGGCTGTACCGCCTCCAGCGCCACGACAAGCGCACCATCGGCATGCACTGGCAGATCCACAAGGACAGCCGCAACCACTACCAGGTGGCGGCGCGCCGGGGTGAGCGGCTGCCGGTCGCGATCGCCTTCGGCTGTCCGCCCGCCGTGACGTACGCGTCCACGGCGCCGCTGCCCGGGGACATCGACGAGTACCTGTTCGCCGGGTTCCTCGCGGGCAAGCGGATCGAGATGGTCGACTGCAAGACCGTGCCGCTCCAGGTGCCGGCGCAGGCCGAGGTCGTCATCGAGGGCTGGCTGGAGCCGGGCGAGATGCTGCCCGAGGGCCCCTTCGGCGACCACACGGGCTTCTACACGCCGCAGGAGCCCTTCCCCGCGCTGAAGATCGACTGCGTGACGATGCGGAAGCGGCCGCTGCTCCAGTCGATCGTCGTGGGCAGGCCCCCGACGGAGGACGGGCCGCTGGGCCGGGCGACGGAACGCTTCTTCCTGCCGCTGCTGAAGATCATCGTGCCGGACATCGTGGACTACCACCTGCCGGAGGCGGGCGGCTTCCACAACTGCGCGATCGTCTCCATCGACAAGAAGTACCCGAAGCACGCGCAGAAGGTCATGCACGCCATCTGGGGCGCGCACATGATGTCCCTGACCAAGCTGATCGTGGTCGTCGACTCCGACTGCGACGTGCACGACCTGCACGAGGTCGCCTGGCGGGCCCTGGGCAACACCGACTACGCCCGCGACCTGTCGGTCGTCGAGGGCCCGGTCGACCACCTCGACCACGCCTCCTACCAGCAGTTCTGGGGTGGCAAGGCCGGCATCGACGCGACGAAGAAGTGGCCCGAAGAGGGCTACACCCGCGACGGCGGCTGGCCCGACATGGTGGAGTCCGACCCGGAGACGGCGGCGAAGGTGGACCGCCGCTGGAAGGAGTACGGGCTGTGA
- the mqnP gene encoding menaquinone biosynthesis prenyltransferase MqnP, whose amino-acid sequence MSSASAAIPQPGRTKAFLRLVMIEHSVFALPFAYIAALTAMFQWDKNIHWGRLLLVTVCMVGLRTFAMAVNRIIDREIDARNPRTAQRELVTGAMSVKHAWTGALIALAVFLTAAALLNPLCLALAPIAVIPMVVYPYGKRFTNFPQAILGLAQAMGPVGGWLAISGEWSWDAVILGLAVGIWIGGFDLIYACQDVETDREIGVMSVPARFGIPSAIWGARVCHALTTALFVWYALATGAGAFFWLGLLIVAGAFLYEHSIVRPHDLSRVNRAFFSVNGFIGIALFVCALLDLLVRGLTV is encoded by the coding sequence GTGAGTTCCGCTTCCGCCGCGATCCCCCAGCCGGGACGCACCAAGGCCTTCCTGCGGCTGGTGATGATCGAGCACTCGGTCTTCGCGCTGCCCTTCGCCTACATCGCCGCGCTCACCGCGATGTTCCAGTGGGACAAGAACATCCACTGGGGCCGGCTGCTGCTGGTCACCGTCTGCATGGTGGGCCTGCGCACCTTCGCGATGGCGGTCAACCGGATCATCGACCGGGAGATCGACGCGCGGAACCCGCGCACGGCGCAGCGCGAGCTGGTGACGGGCGCCATGTCGGTGAAGCACGCCTGGACGGGCGCGCTGATCGCCCTGGCCGTGTTCCTGACCGCGGCCGCCCTGCTGAACCCGCTGTGCCTGGCGCTCGCCCCCATCGCCGTGATCCCGATGGTGGTCTACCCCTACGGCAAGCGGTTCACGAACTTCCCGCAGGCCATCCTCGGCCTCGCCCAGGCCATGGGCCCGGTCGGCGGCTGGCTGGCGATCTCGGGGGAGTGGTCCTGGGACGCGGTGATCCTCGGCCTCGCGGTGGGCATCTGGATCGGCGGCTTCGACCTGATCTACGCCTGCCAGGACGTGGAGACCGACCGCGAGATCGGCGTCATGTCCGTCCCCGCCCGCTTCGGCATCCCGTCGGCGATCTGGGGCGCGCGGGTCTGCCACGCCCTGACCACGGCCCTGTTCGTCTGGTACGCCCTGGCCACCGGCGCCGGCGCCTTTTTCTGGCTGGGCCTGCTGATCGTCGCCGGCGCGTTCCTCTACGAGCACTCGATCGTGCGCCCCCATGACCTCTCCCGCGTGAACCGCGCCTTCTTCAGCGTCAACGGCTTCATCGGGATCGCGCTGTTCGTGTGCGCGCTGCTGGACCTGCTGGTGCGCGGTCTGACCGTCTGA
- a CDS encoding rhomboid family intramembrane serine protease: MSDPRAGWSPGDRALAAGKLMLAWVALLWLLEVVDVATGHALDGFGVTPRDPSELVDVVPSSFIHFGFAHLAANTVPLLVLGFLAALAGLRRFLLVCALIIVADGLGVWLIAPAHSNTAGASGVIFGLFGFLLVTGFVERRPLGVLAGVLIAAVWGGSILAGLAPTQTGVSWQGHLIGLLAGVAAAFLFRRRPEPEPGRALGAS; the protein is encoded by the coding sequence ATGTCGGATCCACGAGCCGGGTGGTCACCGGGCGATCGTGCGCTGGCCGCGGGCAAGCTGATGCTGGCCTGGGTGGCGCTGCTGTGGCTGCTGGAAGTGGTGGACGTGGCCACGGGCCATGCGCTGGACGGCTTCGGTGTCACCCCGCGCGACCCTTCCGAGCTGGTCGATGTCGTCCCCTCCTCCTTCATCCACTTCGGCTTCGCCCATCTGGCGGCGAACACCGTGCCGTTGCTGGTGCTCGGCTTCCTCGCCGCGCTCGCGGGGCTGCGCCGGTTCCTGCTCGTCTGCGCGCTGATCATCGTCGCGGACGGCCTGGGCGTCTGGCTGATCGCCCCGGCGCACTCCAACACCGCGGGCGCCTCGGGTGTGATCTTCGGCCTGTTCGGGTTCCTCCTGGTCACCGGTTTCGTCGAGCGCCGCCCGCTGGGCGTCCTGGCCGGGGTCCTGATCGCCGCGGTCTGGGGCGGCTCGATCCTGGCGGGCCTGGCCCCCACCCAGACGGGCGTCAGCTGGCAGGGCCACCTCATAGGCCTGCTCGCGGGCGTGGCGGCGGCGTTCCTGTTCCGCCGCCGCCCGGAGCCGGAGCCCGGCCGCGCGCTGGGCGCCTCCTGA
- a CDS encoding UbiX family flavin prenyltransferase codes for MPRTPWIVGVSGASGTPYAAAVLRALLDAGESVDLVVSRASRLTLLDETGISFRDAHWQADLREWLSRGADGKPDTFSVDIDAVRHWSAGDLAAGPSSGSYRTKGMLIVPASTASVAGVALGLSKDLLQRAASVTLKEDRKLIVAVRETPLNGQTLRHLVTLDGAGATVVPASPAFYAGATHIQDLVDFVAGRVLDAAGVPHRLYRRWQGELGGGAHRDG; via the coding sequence ATGCCGCGTACGCCTTGGATCGTAGGGGTGTCCGGGGCCTCCGGCACCCCGTATGCCGCTGCCGTGCTGAGGGCTCTTCTGGACGCCGGCGAGAGCGTCGACCTCGTGGTGTCCCGGGCCTCCCGGCTCACCCTGCTGGACGAGACCGGGATCTCCTTCCGGGACGCCCACTGGCAGGCCGACCTGCGGGAATGGCTGTCCCGGGGCGCCGACGGCAAGCCGGACACCTTCTCCGTCGACATCGACGCCGTACGGCACTGGAGCGCCGGCGACCTGGCCGCCGGGCCCTCCTCGGGGTCGTACCGCACCAAGGGCATGCTCATCGTGCCCGCCTCGACGGCGAGCGTGGCGGGGGTCGCGCTCGGACTGTCGAAGGACCTGCTGCAACGGGCGGCGAGCGTCACCCTCAAAGAGGACCGCAAGCTGATCGTGGCCGTGCGCGAGACCCCGCTGAACGGCCAGACCCTGCGGCACCTGGTCACCCTCGACGGCGCGGGCGCGACGGTCGTACCCGCCTCACCCGCTTTCTACGCGGGCGCGACGCACATCCAGGACCTGGTGGACTTCGTCGCCGGACGCGTACTCGACGCGGCGGGCGTGCCGCACCGGCTCTACCGCCGTTGGCAAGGTGAACTCGGCGGCGGTGCGCACCGCGACGGCTGA
- a CDS encoding Lrp/AsnC family transcriptional regulator, whose translation MDAVDRQLIQALRENGRASYAELGRLVGLSGPSVTDRINRLEAAGVITGYRATVDAASLGLGVTALVGISLSDATDHEDVAQRLKDLSEIEDCWFIAGDDSYMLKVRAADVDGLEKMIRRLSGTKGVSRTRTTIVLSTKWENRVGELPEEE comes from the coding sequence ATGGACGCGGTGGACAGGCAGCTCATCCAGGCCCTCAGGGAGAACGGCCGGGCCTCCTACGCGGAGCTGGGACGCCTCGTCGGACTGTCGGGACCCAGTGTCACCGACCGCATCAACCGGCTGGAGGCGGCCGGAGTCATCACCGGCTACCGGGCCACCGTCGACGCCGCCTCGCTCGGCCTCGGCGTCACCGCCCTGGTCGGCATCTCGCTCTCCGACGCCACCGACCACGAGGACGTGGCGCAGCGCCTGAAGGACCTCTCGGAGATCGAGGACTGCTGGTTCATCGCCGGCGACGACTCGTACATGCTCAAGGTGCGCGCGGCCGACGTGGACGGCCTGGAGAAGATGATCCGGCGGCTCAGCGGAACCAAGGGCGTCTCCCGGACGCGTACGACCATCGTGCTCTCCACCAAGTGGGAGAACCGGGTCGGGGAGCTGCCGGAAGAGGAGTAG
- the mqnE gene encoding aminofutalosine synthase MqnE, producing the protein MDLGLKRELEEKVRAGVRLTREDGIALYESDDLAWLGGLAHEVRTRKNGDVVHFNVNRHLNMTNVCTASCAYCSFQRKPGEKDAYTMRIEEAVKLAKAMESENLTELHIVNGLHPNLPWRYYPRSLRELKAALPDVSLKAFTATEIHHFETISGLSASEILDELIDAGLESLTGGGAEIFDWEVRQHIVDHRTHWEDWSRIHRLAHEKGLKTPATMLYGHIEEPRHRVDHVLRLRELQDETGGFQVFIPLRYQHDFVDMKDGKVRNRLQARTQMATGAEALKTFAVSRLLFDNVPHVKVFWVMHGVQTAQLALQHGADDMDGSVVEYKITHDADNYGTPNKLTREDLLDLIRDAGFRPVERNTRYEIIREYEGPDPLLRESPQPMRV; encoded by the coding sequence ATGGATCTCGGGCTCAAGCGCGAGCTGGAGGAGAAGGTCAGGGCGGGTGTCCGTCTGACCCGTGAGGACGGCATCGCGCTGTACGAGTCGGACGACCTGGCCTGGCTCGGCGGCCTGGCGCACGAGGTGCGCACCCGCAAGAACGGCGACGTCGTGCACTTCAACGTCAACCGGCACCTCAACATGACGAACGTGTGCACGGCCTCCTGCGCGTACTGCTCCTTCCAGCGCAAGCCGGGGGAGAAGGACGCGTACACGATGCGCATCGAGGAGGCCGTCAAGCTCGCGAAGGCGATGGAGTCGGAGAACCTCACCGAGCTGCACATCGTCAACGGGCTGCACCCGAACCTGCCGTGGCGCTACTACCCGCGCTCGCTGCGGGAGCTGAAGGCCGCGCTGCCGGACGTCTCGCTGAAGGCGTTCACGGCCACGGAGATCCACCACTTCGAGACGATCTCGGGGCTGAGCGCGTCGGAGATCCTCGACGAGCTCATCGACGCCGGTCTGGAGTCCCTCACCGGTGGTGGCGCCGAGATCTTCGACTGGGAGGTCCGGCAGCACATCGTGGACCACCGGACCCACTGGGAGGACTGGTCCCGGATCCACCGGCTCGCGCACGAGAAGGGTCTCAAGACCCCGGCCACCATGCTCTACGGCCACATCGAGGAGCCGCGGCACCGGGTGGACCACGTGCTGCGGCTGCGCGAGCTGCAGGACGAGACCGGGGGCTTCCAGGTCTTCATCCCGCTGCGGTACCAGCACGACTTCGTCGACATGAAGGACGGCAAGGTCCGCAACCGGCTTCAGGCGCGGACGCAGATGGCGACGGGGGCGGAGGCGCTGAAGACCTTCGCGGTGTCGCGGCTGCTGTTCGACAACGTGCCGCATGTGAAGGTCTTCTGGGTCATGCACGGCGTCCAGACCGCGCAGCTCGCGCTTCAGCATGGTGCGGATGACATGGACGGGTCTGTCGTCGAGTACAAGATCACTCATGACGCGGACAACTATGGGACGCCGAACAAGCTGACGCGTGAGGACTTGCTCGACCTGATTCGTGATGCCGGGTTCCGGCCTGTGGAGCGGAACACGCGGTACGAGATCATTCGGGAGTATGAGGGGCCCGACCCCTTGCTTCGCGAGTCGCCGCAGCCGATGCGGGTTTGA
- a CDS encoding UdgX family uracil-DNA binding protein (This protein belongs to the uracil DNA glycosylase superfamily, members of which act in excision repair of DNA. However, it belongs more specifically to UdgX branch, whose founding member was found to bind uracil in DNA (where it does not belong), without cleaving it, appears to promote DNA repair by a pathway involving RecA, rather than base excision.), producing the protein MVRTEAPEDAYTAEPFVPSRGGLVALRRAAAGCRGCPLHRDATQTVFGDGSADARVMLVGEQPGDQEDRQGKPFVGPAGKVLDRALAEAGIDPSEAYVTNAVKHFKFTQAEPRKRRIHKAPTLREMTACGPWLAAELAVVEPELIVVLGATAGKALLGSSFRVTQVRGTVLEEEIHGRAERLVPTVHPSSVLRSDDREAAYRGLVSDLKVAADALS; encoded by the coding sequence ATGGTCAGGACCGAGGCACCTGAGGATGCCTACACCGCTGAACCGTTCGTTCCCAGTCGCGGCGGGCTCGTTGCTCTGCGGCGGGCCGCTGCCGGATGTCGGGGGTGTCCCTTGCACCGGGACGCCACGCAGACCGTGTTCGGGGACGGGAGTGCGGACGCCCGGGTCATGCTCGTGGGGGAGCAGCCCGGGGATCAGGAGGATCGGCAGGGGAAGCCGTTCGTAGGGCCCGCCGGGAAGGTGCTGGACCGGGCCCTGGCGGAAGCCGGGATCGATCCATCAGAGGCCTATGTCACCAACGCCGTGAAGCACTTCAAGTTCACGCAGGCCGAGCCGCGGAAGCGGCGGATCCACAAGGCGCCGACCCTGCGGGAGATGACCGCGTGCGGGCCCTGGTTGGCCGCGGAGCTCGCCGTCGTGGAGCCGGAGCTGATCGTCGTGCTGGGGGCGACCGCCGGGAAGGCCCTGCTCGGTTCCTCGTTCCGGGTCACGCAGGTGCGCGGGACGGTGCTGGAGGAGGAGATCCACGGGCGGGCCGAGCGGCTGGTGCCCACCGTGCATCCGTCGTCTGTGCTGCGGTCCGACGACCGGGAGGCCGCGTACCGGGGGCTGGTGTCGGACCTGAAAGTGGCGGCGGACGCGCTGTCGTAA
- a CDS encoding GNAT family N-acetyltransferase, whose translation MPLTFTLEPAVTPELRDGLLDLWTDVSNAGGAVGYVPPVTREEIRPALVQHFASMAEGRVKLLVGHDEEGRVAATAFLTYNTHHLMTHWLWLYTVMVHPRHQGKGYGRDLLAAAADAVRRMDGIEAIRLTCRGGLGLERFYASCGYKEVGRIPGAIRVAPGDDRDDVIMLLPLA comes from the coding sequence ATGCCCCTTACCTTCACGCTCGAACCCGCCGTCACCCCCGAGCTGCGTGACGGTCTGCTCGATCTGTGGACCGATGTCTCCAACGCCGGCGGAGCCGTCGGGTACGTGCCGCCGGTGACGCGGGAGGAGATCCGCCCCGCGCTGGTGCAGCACTTCGCGTCGATGGCCGAGGGGCGGGTCAAGCTGCTCGTCGGGCACGACGAGGAGGGGCGGGTCGCGGCGACGGCGTTCCTGACGTACAACACGCACCACCTGATGACGCACTGGCTGTGGCTGTACACGGTGATGGTCCACCCGCGGCACCAGGGCAAGGGCTACGGCCGGGACCTGCTGGCCGCCGCCGCCGACGCGGTCCGGCGCATGGACGGGATCGAGGCGATCCGGCTGACCTGCCGGGGCGGACTCGGACTCGAGCGGTTCTACGCGTCCTGCGGCTACAAGGAGGTCGGCCGCATCCCCGGGGCGATCCGGGTGGCGCCGGGGGACGACCGCGACGACGTCATCATGCTGCTGCCGCTGGCCTGA
- a CDS encoding DUF4229 domain-containing protein: MLRYTLMRLGVFVGCLVVVWGAVYSGIAPRGLGNSNGLWVVLLALLISAPISFVVLRKERDRASIQVAQRVDRMKANLDANRSQEDVADDAARTQGQTS; this comes from the coding sequence ATGCTCCGCTACACGCTGATGCGCCTCGGCGTCTTCGTGGGCTGCCTCGTGGTCGTCTGGGGCGCCGTCTACTCCGGCATCGCCCCGCGCGGTCTCGGCAACAGCAACGGCCTGTGGGTCGTGCTGCTCGCGCTGCTGATCTCCGCGCCGATCAGCTTCGTCGTCCTGCGCAAGGAGCGGGACCGGGCGTCGATCCAGGTCGCCCAGCGCGTCGACCGGATGAAGGCCAACCTCGACGCCAACCGCAGCCAGGAGGACGTGGCCGACGACGCGGCCCGCACCCAGGGTCAGACCTCGTAA
- a CDS encoding putative leader peptide yields MKSAVAPHSPPSARLVARLHVDLCRCASAFCRP; encoded by the coding sequence ATGAAGTCAGCAGTCGCGCCCCATTCGCCCCCGAGCGCTCGGCTCGTGGCGCGGCTGCACGTGGATCTCTGTCGGTGCGCGTCCGCTTTCTGTCGTCCCTGA
- a CDS encoding dicarboxylate/amino acid:cation symporter, producing MSSHTKSFKVPFWGQILAGLLLGVLLGWVARNQDVSWLVTTLEKVGDTFIGLLKLAVAPLVFFAILVSITNLRKVNNAARLASRTLLWFMITSLIAVSIGLIIGLVTNPGAGTGLTPKDGGKPESTGSWIDFLTGIIPTDVITPFTELNVLQIVFMAAVAGIAALQLGEKAQPILTLSESVLSLLQKALWWVIRLAPIGTIGLIGYAIATYGWDLIGKYATFTADIYVGCLIVLFGVYPTLLATVAKVNPIQFFKGAWPAIQLAFVSRSSVGTMPLTQKVTERLGVPKEYASFAVPFGATTKMDGCAAIYPAVAAIFVAQIFDIQLGVGDYLLIAFVSVVGSAATAGLTGATVMLTLTLSTLGLPMEGVGLLLAIDPILDMIRTATNVAGQALIPVLVSARENLLDRDAYATADGSSLDDPFDQEPRDKAEPVPAAA from the coding sequence GTGTCCTCACACACGAAGTCCTTCAAGGTGCCCTTCTGGGGCCAGATACTCGCCGGTCTCCTCCTGGGTGTGCTGCTCGGCTGGGTCGCCCGCAACCAGGACGTGTCCTGGCTGGTCACGACACTGGAGAAGGTCGGCGACACCTTCATCGGGCTGCTGAAGCTCGCGGTCGCCCCGCTCGTCTTCTTCGCGATCCTGGTCTCGATCACCAACCTGCGGAAGGTCAACAACGCGGCCCGGCTGGCCTCGCGCACCCTCCTCTGGTTCATGATCACGTCGCTGATCGCGGTCAGCATCGGCCTGATCATCGGCCTGGTCACCAACCCGGGCGCCGGCACCGGCCTCACCCCCAAGGACGGCGGGAAGCCCGAGAGCACCGGCTCCTGGATCGACTTCCTGACCGGCATCATCCCGACCGACGTCATCACGCCGTTCACCGAGCTGAACGTGCTGCAGATCGTCTTCATGGCCGCCGTCGCCGGTATCGCCGCGCTCCAGCTCGGTGAGAAGGCCCAGCCGATCCTCACCCTCAGCGAGTCGGTCCTCAGCCTGCTCCAGAAGGCGCTGTGGTGGGTCATCCGGCTCGCCCCGATCGGCACGATCGGCCTCATCGGCTACGCCATCGCCACCTACGGCTGGGACCTGATCGGCAAGTACGCGACGTTCACCGCTGACATCTACGTCGGCTGCCTCATCGTGCTGTTCGGTGTCTACCCGACGCTGCTCGCGACCGTCGCCAAGGTCAACCCGATCCAGTTCTTCAAGGGCGCCTGGCCCGCGATCCAGCTGGCCTTCGTCTCCCGCTCCTCGGTCGGCACCATGCCGCTGACGCAGAAGGTCACCGAGCGGCTCGGCGTGCCGAAGGAGTACGCGTCCTTCGCGGTGCCGTTCGGCGCCACGACCAAGATGGACGGCTGCGCCGCGATCTACCCGGCCGTCGCCGCGATCTTCGTCGCCCAGATCTTCGACATCCAGCTGGGCGTCGGCGACTACCTGCTGATCGCGTTCGTCTCGGTGGTCGGCTCCGCCGCCACGGCCGGCCTGACCGGCGCGACGGTCATGCTGACCCTGACCCTGTCCACCCTCGGCCTGCCGATGGAGGGCGTGGGCCTGCTCCTCGCGATCGACCCGATCCTGGACATGATCCGCACCGCGACCAACGTCGCCGGACAGGCGCTGATCCCGGTCCTGGTCTCCGCCCGCGAGAACCTGCTCGACCGTGACGCGTACGCCACGGCCGACGGCTCCTCCCTGGACGACCCGTTCGACCAGGAGCCGCGCGACAAGGCCGAGCCGGTCCCCGCGGCCGCCTGA
- a CDS encoding TetR/AcrR family transcriptional regulator, which produces MGAVKTKRMPRAVREQQMLDAAVRIFGQRGYMAASMDEIAELAGVSKPLVYLYLNSKEDLFTACIRREAGALVEAVRAGVRRDLPADRQLWEGLGAFFTHTGENPDAWSVLHLQARTHGEPFAAEVTAMREEIVAFVTQLILAGAREAHRDPDLPEREVAGLAEALVGAAESLAAWANATPGVTARQAAATLMNFAWAGLGDLMAGRPWAPPEEPPGPHTG; this is translated from the coding sequence ATGGGTGCCGTGAAGACCAAGAGGATGCCGCGCGCGGTCCGTGAGCAGCAGATGCTGGACGCAGCCGTGCGGATCTTCGGCCAACGGGGCTACATGGCCGCCTCGATGGACGAGATAGCCGAACTCGCCGGTGTGTCCAAGCCGTTGGTCTACCTGTACCTCAACTCGAAGGAAGACCTCTTCACCGCCTGCATCCGCCGGGAGGCGGGCGCCCTCGTCGAGGCGGTGCGGGCCGGGGTCCGCCGCGACCTGCCCGCCGACCGGCAGCTGTGGGAGGGTCTCGGCGCCTTCTTCACGCACACCGGCGAGAACCCGGACGCCTGGTCGGTCCTGCACCTCCAGGCGCGCACCCACGGCGAGCCGTTCGCCGCCGAGGTCACCGCGATGCGCGAGGAGATCGTCGCCTTCGTGACGCAGCTGATCCTCGCCGGCGCCCGCGAGGCCCACCGCGACCCCGACCTGCCCGAGCGCGAGGTCGCGGGTCTCGCCGAGGCCCTGGTCGGCGCCGCCGAGTCGCTCGCCGCCTGGGCCAACGCCACCCCGGGCGTCACCGCCCGCCAGGCCGCGGCCACACTGATGAACTTCGCCTGGGCCGGGCTCGGCGACCTCATGGCGGGACGGCCCTGGGCACCCCCGGAGGAGCCCCCGGGCCCTCACACCGGGTAG
- a CDS encoding MaoC/PaaZ C-terminal domain-containing protein — translation MADPAAAVVLTESPSLAPLLARGALLSPFKRPGPDAEFPRTRLVLPGLRVDLARLAAYERVCGFPTGEDGLPVTYPHVLGFPLAMRLMSGRDFPLPLLGLVHTSITVIRHARMPASGTYELSVHIEGLAPHRRGTQATVVTEVRAGGDPVWESRSTYLARHRTREPAAAPREAETRKPLPEAARWRLAGDTGRRYGAASGDRNPIHLHPLTARLFGFPRAIAHGMWTVARCLAAHGVPESCRLRAEFRAPVLLPGTVTYAERDGRFELRGSEDRIHVTGEVYPV, via the coding sequence ATGGCCGACCCCGCCGCCGCTGTCGTCCTCACGGAGTCCCCCTCCCTCGCCCCGCTCCTCGCCCGGGGCGCCCTGCTGTCGCCCTTCAAACGCCCCGGCCCCGACGCGGAGTTCCCCCGCACCCGGCTCGTCCTGCCCGGCCTGCGCGTGGACCTCGCGCGGCTCGCGGCGTACGAGCGGGTCTGCGGGTTCCCGACCGGGGAGGACGGGCTGCCGGTGACGTATCCGCATGTGCTCGGATTCCCCCTGGCCATGCGGCTGATGAGCGGCCGGGACTTCCCGCTGCCGCTGCTCGGTCTCGTCCACACGTCGATCACCGTCATCCGGCACGCACGGATGCCGGCGAGCGGCACCTACGAACTGTCCGTGCACATCGAGGGGCTGGCCCCGCACCGGCGCGGCACGCAGGCCACGGTCGTCACCGAGGTGCGCGCCGGCGGGGATCCGGTGTGGGAGTCCAGGAGCACCTACCTGGCCCGGCACCGCACACGGGAGCCGGCCGCGGCCCCCCGGGAGGCGGAGACGCGCAAACCGCTGCCCGAGGCGGCACGGTGGCGGCTGGCCGGGGACACAGGACGCCGCTACGGGGCCGCCTCCGGGGACCGCAACCCGATCCATCTGCACCCGCTCACGGCCCGGCTGTTCGGCTTCCCCCGGGCCATCGCCCACGGCATGTGGACCGTGGCCCGGTGCCTCGCCGCGCACGGCGTCCCGGAGTCCTGCCGTCTGCGCGCGGAGTTCCGGGCACCGGTGCTGCTGCCCGGGACGGTGACGTACGCGGAGCGGGACGGCCGGTTCGAGCTGCGCGGCAGCGAGGACCGCATCCATGTGACGGGGGAGGTCTACCCGGTGTGA